A window of Malaclemys terrapin pileata isolate rMalTer1 chromosome 14, rMalTer1.hap1, whole genome shotgun sequence contains these coding sequences:
- the CCL22 gene encoding C-C motif chemokine 22 isoform X2, which translates to MNSLTTVLLVIFLLGLSLQRIHAAPQGILEDTTCCTGVTKGPIRFANLRSFYWTSPGCRKPAVVFVTVQNRDVCAAPEAKWVQAAIRRLRKKK; encoded by the exons ATGAACAGCCTGACCACAGTGCTTCTGGTGATTTTCCTGCTAGGGCTTTCCCTTCAGCGCATCCATGCAG CTCCACAAGGTATCCTGGAAGACACAACCTGCTGCACTGGCGTCACTAAGGGACCCATTCGTTTTGCTAACCTGAGGAGTTTCTACTGGACCTCTCCGGGGTGTAGAAAACCTGCTGTGGT GTTTGTGACTGTCCAAAACAGGGACGTCTGTGCTGCTCCAGAGGCCAAGTGGGTACAAGCTGCAATCCGGCGCCTGAGGAAAAAGAAGTAA